The DNA sequence ACCACGTCGGCCCATTCCGCCGCCCGGATCGAGGAAATACCGCCCGCCAATATCCGTGCCAAGTTCGATGAAGGCATGCGGGTGGCCGTGGTTGCGGGCTTTCAGGGCGTGAGCCCGGAGGGCCGCATCACCACCCTGGGCCGGGGCGGGTCGGACACCACGGCGGTCGCATTCGCCGCCGCTTTCGAGGCGGAACGCTGCGATATCTATACGGATGTCGACGGGGTCTATACCACCGACCCGCGGGTGTCGTCCAAGGCGCGCAAGCTCGACCGGATCGCTTTCGAGGAGATGCTGGAGCTGGCGTCGCTCGGGGCCAAGGTTCTGCAGACTCGGTCGGTGGAGCTGGCCATGCGCTACAAGGTCAAGCTGCGGGTGCTGTCGAGTTTCGAGGAACAATCCGACGAGGCGGGAACGCTCGTTTGCGATGAGGAGGAAATCATGGAAAGCAATGTGGTTGCCGGGGTCGCTTTTTCGCGCGATGAGGCGAAGATGACGATGGTGTCGGTCGCGGACCGGCCGGGCATCGCCGCCTCGATCTTTACCGCGCTCAGCGATGCGGGGGTCAATGTGGACATGATCGTGCAGAACATCGCCGAAGAGGGGCGCACGGACATGACATGGTCCTGCCCTGTGGATCAGGTCAAACGCGCCGAGCGTGCCATCGCCGGGGCCAAGGACAGCGGTGTCATCAACTTTCAGGAGCTGATCGCCGACGAGGATGTGGCCAAGGTGTCGGTTGTGGGCATCGGCATGCGCAGCCACACCGGCGTCGCGGCCAAGATGTTCCAGGTGCTGCGTGACGAAGGCATCAACATCAAGGTCATCACCACATCGGAGATCAAGATCTCTGTCCTGATTGACCGCAAGTACATGGAACTTGCGGTGCAGGCCCTGCACGACGCCTTTGAACTGGACAAGGCGGCCTGAGCGTTCGGGACGTAGCCGCCCCGCCTGATCCGGGTGCCCTGAAAATGGGCGGCGGCCCCGTTCCAACCTGCGTCCTGCCCCCGCTACACGTCAGAGTGGTCAGTCAGGTACTTTCCGTTTTGCGTTGTGTATGCTCTAAGCCGAAGGAGGAACAGGGGGCGCACAGCGATGGCAGAGCGTTTTGAAACCGAAAGCCGCAAGCTGCTGGGACGCCTGCGCGATGCCATGGCGTCGGACGATGCCGGTCAGGCGCGGCTGAACAAGATCACCCATCTCATTGCCACCTCCATGGGCTGCGAAGTCTGCTCGATCTACCTGTTCAGGGATGAGGACACGCTTGAGCTTTGTGCCACCGAAGGGCTGAAGGCCGAGGCGGTGCACGAGACGCGGATGCGTATGGGGGAAGGGCTGGTGGGCCGTGTGGCCAAACGTAAACGGGTGATCAACACGCCCGATGCGCCACAGGCCCCAGGTTTCCGTTTCATGCCCGAGACGGGCGAGGAAATATATTCCAGCTTCCTCGGCGTGCCGATCCAGCGCCTGGGTGAGACTCTGGGTGTGCTGGTGGTGCAGTCCAAGGTGGCGCGCGAATTCTCGGCGGACGAGGTTTATGCGCTGGAGGTCGTCGCGATGGTGCTGGCGGAAATGACCGAG is a window from the Sulfitobacter sp. THAF37 genome containing:
- a CDS encoding aspartate kinase; translated protein: MPVLVMKFGGTSVATLDRIRRAAKRVGVEVAKGYDVIVIVSAMSGKTNELVGWVNETSPLFDAREYDAVVSSGENVTAGLMALTLQEMDVPARSWQGWQVPVRTTSAHSAARIEEIPPANIRAKFDEGMRVAVVAGFQGVSPEGRITTLGRGGSDTTAVAFAAAFEAERCDIYTDVDGVYTTDPRVSSKARKLDRIAFEEMLELASLGAKVLQTRSVELAMRYKVKLRVLSSFEEQSDEAGTLVCDEEEIMESNVVAGVAFSRDEAKMTMVSVADRPGIAASIFTALSDAGVNVDMIVQNIAEEGRTDMTWSCPVDQVKRAERAIAGAKDSGVINFQELIADEDVAKVSVVGIGMRSHTGVAAKMFQVLRDEGINIKVITTSEIKISVLIDRKYMELAVQALHDAFELDKAA